The DNA region GAGACTGGCTTTTGTTGCCATTGCTCTGGTCGGTGTCGCTGCTTTCATCGCGAACAGCATTCTGATCCCGTCCGGCATGCCGAAGGGAGAGCGGACCTCATTCCGCGATCAGGCTAAACTGCTGACCAATCGCCGATTGCTGCTGATGCTTCTGATTACCGCACTCGGTTACGGCGGGACCTTTGTTGTCTTTACTTATTTATCCCCATTGCTTCAGGATATAACAGGCTTCAAGGAAAATACAGTAGCCGTCATCCTGCTCGTCTACGGGATTGCCATCGCACTCGGCAACATTATCGGCGGAAAAGCAGCGAATCGCAGTCCGCTCAAAGCGCTGCTCTATATGTTCATTGTGCAAGCATTGGTGCTGATCCTGCTTACGTTCACGGCGCCGTTTAAAGTCGCCGGATTTATTACGATTATCCTCATGGGATTTCTGGCTTTCATGAATGTCCCGGGGCTGCAGGTCTATGTGGTCGAGCTGGCTGAGCGGTTTGCGCCAGGTGCCGTGAATATGGCATCCGCGCTGAACATCGCGGCATTCAATGCCGGGATCGCCATCGGCTCCTTCCTCGGCGGCTTGATCGCGAAATCGATGGGCTTGATTCATACGGCTTGGATTGGGTCGTTGATGGTATTAGCGGCAGTCCTGCTCACGGGATTGAGCTTGAAGCTGGCACGAAAGGATTCGAAGAAGCCGGACCGTTCCAATGCGAGCGCGGCTTGAATGAAAGGTTTATGGTGAAGGGAGGTGATGTTTTAGCGTTTCATCGGAAATACTGCAGCTAGGTTTTCATTCTTCACAACCCAAAAAAATTCGGAGGTTTATCAACATGACAGCAAAACACTTACAAGATACTACCACTTTATATAATGGCGTCAACATGCCTTGGTTTGGACTTGGCGTATTTAAAGTAGAGGAAGGACCGGAGCTGGTAAACGCCGTCCGCACGGCAATTCAGCATGGCTATCGCTCCATAGATACGGCCGCCATTTACGGAAATGAAGAAGGGGTCGGACAGGGCATCCGCGAGGGCTTGGAAGCTGCCGGGATCAAGCGGGAGGATCTGTTTGTCACATCCAAAGTATGGAATGCCGATCTGGGGTATGAGTCCACCTTGAAGGCTTACGAGGAAAGTCTCCGGAAGCTGGGCCTTGAATACTTGGATTTGTATCTTATACACTGGCCGGTTGAAGGGAAATATACAGAGGCGTGGAAGGCGTTAGAAACGCTGTACAAGCAAGGACGCGTCAAAGCGATTGGCGTCAGCAACTTCCAGATCCATCACCTCGAGCAGTTAATGAAGGAAACCGAAATCAAGCCGATGATAAACCAGGTGGAATATCATCCACGACTAACGCAAAAGGAACTGCAGGCGTACTGCCAGGCGAATGAAATTCAGCTCGAGGCTTGGTCTCCATTAATGCAGGGACAGCTCCTGGATCAGGAGGATCTTCAGCGCATTGCTGAAAAGTATCAAAAATCCATCGCGCAGATCATTCTTCGCTGGGATATCCAAAACGGCGTGGTCACGATTCCGAAATCGACCAAGGAACATCGGATTATCGAAAACGCAGATATCTTTGATTTTGAATTGTCCGCTGAAGATATGCAGCGTATCGACAGCCTGAATCAAGATCACAGAGTTGGACCGGATCCGGACAATTTTGATTTCTAAGAAAAATTTGTGTTTACGAAACAATAGAAGTGTAATAATTATTGCGGCTCTCCTGAAACTCGGGCGTAACAACGGGCATCAGGAGGGTCCATTCCTACATAACGGAAGGAGAGAGCGTTCGTGAAATTGGAGTTACAAGGAAAAGTCGCACTGGTTACAGGCTCAACGTCCGGCATCGGCAAAGCGATCGCCATGTCGCTTGCAGCGGAAGGAGCATCAATCATTATTAATGGAAGGCATGAGGATAAAGTAAAACAGACGATCCATGACATTCATGCCGTGCATCCGGATGCCGAGCTGCGTTATGCCGTGGCGGATCTCGGAACGGAGGAGGGCTGTCATCAGATGAGGGAAGCCGCTCCGGTCGTTGACATTCTGATCAACAATATGGGGATTTTTGAGCCTGCTGAATTTTTCGATATCCCTGATTCAGAATGGTTCAGATTCTTTGAGACGAATATCATGAGCGGGGTCCGGTTAACCCGGCACTATTTGAAGAACATGATCAATCGGAATGAAGGTCGAATCATTTTTATCGCGAGTGAAGCAGCCATCATGCCGTCCCAAGAGATGGCGCATTACAGCGCAACCAAGACCATGCAGCTGTCCCTTTCCCGAAGCTTGGCCGAGCTGACGACAGGAACCCGAGTAACGGTCAACACCGTCATGCCCGGGTCTACTCTTACGGAAGGGGTGGAGACGATGCTGAAAACCCTCTATCCCAATGAAGAGCTCACGATCGAAGAAGCGGAGCAGCGGTTTATGAAGGAGAATCGGCCGACTTCCATAATTCAGCGGCTGATTCGTCCAGAGGAGATTGCCGATTTTGTCACGTATCTTAGCAGTCCTAAATCCTCCGCGATTAACGGTTCGGCGCTTCGCATCGACGGGGGCTTGGTACGGAGCGTATTTTAAGCAACTCAGGATTATGGATGCTCCGATCCGTTAGGTTCGGTATTTCTGCCTGAAGGATTTGGGTTTGATGCCTGCATAGCGAATAAAGCACCGTATGAAATACGGAAATGAGCCGAATCCGGTTTCTTCGGCAATCCGTCCGATCGGATCGTTGGTATGGATCAGCAATCGCTTGGCTTGTTCAATCCGATGCCGTGTCAAATATTCCAAGGGCGTGCAGCCGAACGCTTTTTTCATGCAAATAGACAGATAGTTCTGATGAAAATGCATGGCCTCCGACAATCTGCGATAGCTCACCGGTTCTTTATAATGCTGTCTGAGATAACTTGCGGTCCGCTCCGCAATGGCATAATGAGGGTGGAGATGCTGGATCCCCTCCTCTTCAGCTTGGAACAGCAGGAGCAGTTCTTGGAGAAGCTGCTGCTGCTTCCAGCGTGCCGTGGATGAAGGTGATTGTTGAAGGATCTGCAGCTGTTCCAGGAGGAGAACGGCATCTTCCTTCGAAGGAAGCACTCCGTATTTAGGGATATAGAACGAGAAGGTTTCGATTTGTGCATAAGGCTGATCGGATTGCGATAAGGCAAAAGGGGGCCGTTCCTCCGCTTCCATCCAGGACCCCAGCGTCTGAAAATGCAGCCAATAAAAATGCGTTTCCTCCTGGCAGGGCAGAAATGTCCGGTGGGCTGCATCCGGTCTTAAAATCAAGTAGCTGCCGGCCTTCACCCTGTAACATACATCGTTATCCTCCAGAAACAACGCTCCTCGGGTGACCAAAATGAGATCAAACACCCCGATATTAAACCGATCCGGGTGTTTGTCTCCCTCCTGGTAGGTATCTTCACCACTAATAATATAATGGGGCAGCGGCGGTGCCGTGAATTGGATCATCATGTGCGGCCGGGCCTCCTCCTCTTGCTAACTTGTCTCTATGATAATCGTTAACGCCTACCGGATACAAGAATCAAGCATGTTGTAATCGGATAAAAAGATGTTGTTTCTGTGTATAGGGTAACGCCCGGTTGAAATGATATATTTCTACCAGTGCACCGAAAAGACAGAAACAAGGAGCGTGAAGTTTCATGCTGCATCAGACTGCTTTTAACAGCTTGCCATTAGGCGCGATAAAGCCGGCCGGCTGGCTGAAGGATCAGCTGGAGATCCAAGCAAGCGGGTTGACCGGACGCTTGGAGGAACATTGGAAAGACGTCGGAGAAGACAATGGATGGCTGGGCGGCCGGGGAGAAAGCTGGGAGCGGGGGCCTTATTATGTCGATGGCTTGCTTCCGCTGGCGTATTTGCTGGAGGACGACGCCTTGATTGCCAAGGCCAATCGGTGGATCGAATGGTCGCTTGCGAGCCAGCAGGAGAATGGCCTATTCGGTCCGGCGCGAATTACCTCCGTGAACCAGGATATTGATAAGGAGCAGGACTGGTGGCATTACATGATCATGCTCAAAGTGATGATGCAGCATGAGGAAGCAACGGGCGATGAACGGATTATCCCGTTTTTGACCAAGTTTTCGAGGTATGTCCACTCGGTTATCGAGGAGCAGCCGCTGCGGGGCTGGGCCAAAGCAAGGGGAGCGGAGATGCTCTTGTGCATCGTGTGGTTGTATAAACGCACACAGCAACCGTTTCTGTTAGAGCTTGCCGGTATCGTAGCCGGACAAACCACGGACTGGAGCGATATTTTCCATGATTTCCCGTTCTGGAGAAAAGTGGAAGCGTGGGATTGGACAACCCATGTCGTGAATGTAGCGATGGGCATTAAAACGCCGGGCGTATTATTTGAATTGTATGGCAACCCGGTGGAACGGGAAAGCGTGCATCGGGGCATCGATTCTCTAATGACGTATCACGGTCAGGCGCACGGCATGTTCTCCGGAGACGAATGGTTATCCGGCACCCATCCGAGTCAAGGCGTGGAATTATGTGCCGTCGTCGAGTATATGTTCTCAATGGAGCAGCTGACGAGAATATTCGGGGAAGGACGCTTCGGGGACATTTTGGAAAAGGTTGCATTTAATGCGCTACCTGCCACCATCTCTCCGGATTGGACCTCGCATCAGTACGATCAGCAAGTCAACCAGATCATCTGCAATGTCGCTCCGCGGGCATGGAGCAACGGACCCGACGCCAACGTGTTCGGTCTCGAACCGAACTTTGGATGCTGCACGGCCAACATGCACCAAGGCTGGCCGAAGCTGGCCGCGCATTTGTGGATGAAAGATCAGGAGGAGGGGCTCGTTGCCGTCTCCTATGCGCCTTGTACGGTTAGAACGACCGTCGGCCGCCAGGGCATTCCGGCCGAGATCGAGGTAACCGGCGAATACCCGTTCAAGGATCGTGTAGGGATCCGCATGTCTTTGGAGCGCGCGGAAACGTTCCCTTTATCGCTGCGCATCCCCGCCTGGTGTGAGCAAGGGCAACCCGTCATTACCCTGAACGGGCTTGAATTGCCTTATCAAGTCGAGTCGGGTTACGCCAAGATCGTACGGCATTGGCAGAACGGCGACCGACTGGAACTTCACTTGCCCATGGAAGTCAGGTTGGTATCCCGAAATATGTACGCCACCAGCATCGAGCGAGGGCCGCTGGTGTATGTGCTGCCCGTCAAGGAAAATTGGCAGATGATCCGGCAGCGCGACATGTTTCACGATTGGGAGCTATACCCTGAATCCCCATGGAAATACGGCCTGCTGGGCGATACGCCGTTCGAGATAATCGAACAGGACATGGTTCGCCAGCCGTTCCAGGCACAGGATGCGCCTGTCAGAGTGAAGGTTTGGGGCCAGCTGATCCGGGATTGGAGAATGGAAGGCAACAACGCCGGCAACCCTCCGCTGCATCCGAATACGGACGGTCAGCCCGTTACGGAATTGGAGCTGGTCCCGTACGGAAGCGCCAGGCTGCGGATCGGTGAATTTCCGCTCATCGGGGAGCGGAGAAGAGCTGCTAGGAGATAGGCATTAAGGCTAAAGCATTATAAAGCGCTAAACATTAAGCGTTAAAACAAAAAGAGTTAGAACAAAAAGAGTTGAATATATAGCGTTGGACATAAGCGTTGGACATAAGCGTTGGATATAAGCGATAGATATAAAGCGTTAAACATGCAACATTGAATATAAAGCGTGAAGCATAAGCCTTTTTAGGGGTAAGGCTCTAAGCAAGGGCGGATTGCATTGATAAACCGCATTGCCAGTGAAATGTTCCCTGTTCCCCTTTCAAGTAGACAAGACGAACTAAAACATCTGTTAAGATGGAATGGATCTTGTTGAACGGAGGGGGTTTTTCGTTGTACGACTTATCGCTCCAGTTGCTGATAAGTGTTTACGAACCATGAGAATACGCATAATATGAGGTTATAATTTTTATCAGTATTGTTACACCGGAAATAATGGGAAGCACCTCGGAGGTTATTACAGTTTTAAAGGCCAAGGCAACTTCTAAAATAAAGGGAGTTACGGAGGAGCATATTTTGCGGGAAATAAATTGGGTGGAGAAAAACGAGGCGCTGGTGTCATTGCTGGAACATGAAACTACATTTCAAGTCACCTCGCTAGATTCCGGCCTGGAAGCAGAAGTGTTGAAGATTGCCACGTCAACGGCAGACTATGTACTAAAGGTATGGAACAAAGAGTCCAAGCCTGACGTTCCAATGCAGTATCAAACACTGAAAGCATTGCACTCGCGCGGTAGAGCAGTAACGAAGCCACTGGGGTGGGGGACGGACCCGAATGGCAGTCCAGTAATGCTGACCAGCTACGACGGCAGGCCTGTGCCGAGTGTGAATCCGTCTAAAATTGATAGGCTTGCGAAGATGTTAATAGATATACATAACATGCCACTCGATAGCATAAGCGGACTCGGACTGCCGAAGCATGACTTCATCTCTTATTTTTATCCACGGATTGCAGAGTTCCCCGATATCCAGCAGCCTTTGACGGAGCTTGTCCAGCGCGCGAACATGAAACATGAATGTGTCATCCATGGCGATTATCACCTGGGCAATATTCTTGAGAATGAACGCGAGCTGACTGTGATCGACTGGACGAATGTCCAAATCGGCGATCCCCGTTACGATATCGCCTGGTCGACGGTTTTATTTTGGATATATGTGAGTGAAGAGCAAGCTTTCTTCTACCGGAATGTATTTTGCGCCGATAACCGGTGCGAAGCGGAGGAGCTTGAGCTGTTTGAAGCGATAGCCTGTCTGCGCTGGATCTTGCTCAGTAGAGTCGACCACCCACCCATTAGAAAGGACACCATCGCAAGGGTCAGGTCGATCTTGAACAGCAACAAGTATTTGTATTCCAAGCTTCTCGAAGTTTGATCCTAAAATGATACCGCTGCTCCTCTACCAGTGGGAGGATGAATGAGGAATCTTGGAGAACTACATTGAGCCCCGTACAGCCATTTTACAATGGAGGGTACGGGGCTTTTTCGTGTTAATTCAGCAGCGGAATAGGACTTTGTTGGTCAGGGTGACGGTGTCAAATAAGGGGCGCGGCCTTGAGTTTGTCCATTGCCTGGACAAGTCCCGAAAAGGGAATTGTCCAGGGCAAAAGAAGCTCCCCGAGGCGGAGCAAGTCCCGGAAAGGGACTTGTGCGGGCAAAAGGAGCTCTAATGACGTAGCAAGCTGACTTTTAAAAGAGAGAGTTGACATACGACTGGCTTTTCCTTTAACCTATTCATGTAATCGTTTACGTAATCGATTACATGAATATGCTGGGGTTGAGGTGAGCCAGGCATGGCAAGAGCGACCATTAAACAAGTAGCAGAGGCGGCAGAGGTATCCACGGCGACCGTATCAAGGGTGCTGAATCATACCGGCTTTGTAAGCGACGAGATTAAAGAGCGAGTGATGGCGGCGGTGAACAGGTTGAATTACCGTCCAAGCGCCATTGCCCGCAGTTTGAAGCAGGACAGGACCTATATGATCGGGGTCGTCGTTCCCGATATATCCAACCCTTATTTTATGGGAATCTCCAGAGGAATTGAGGATATTGTAGGCACAGAAGGCTTTCAGCTAATATTCTGCAGCTCGGATGAGAACCCCGACAAGGAAAGACGACTGCTTAAGCTAATGCTGGAAAAACGGGTGGATGCTGTCGTGCTAGCAACGTCAGGCGGAAACGACCCGGCGATCAAGCAGCTGGCAGATGCCAATATGCCGATCGTTCTCGTGGACCGCAAGCCGGATTCTACGGAAGCGGGCTTGACGCTCGATCTGGTAGCCGAGGACAATACGGAAGGCGCTTCCCGCCTGACTCGAAAGCTGCTTGAGGATGGCCATACGGCGATCGGAGTCGTAAACGGTCCAACGCGGTCCAGTACGGGCAGGGAACGCCTGAAAGGCGTCCGGAAAGCGATGAAGGAGTACGGCCTGAGCGAGGAACCCATGGTGTATAATGGAGATTTTTCAACGGAGGACGGTATCCAGGCAGTACGGCATTTTTTGGGTGCGGACCATCGTCCCACCGCGATTATCTCTCTGAATAACCGTATGAGCCTTGGCGTGCTGCTTGAGATTATACGCAGCGGTTTAAAGATTCCGTCCGACATCGCTGTAGCCTCTTTCGGTGAAGTTGAGGCCGGGCCGCTGCTTAAAGAATCAGGAATCTACTATCTGGAACAGCGTCCTTATGACATGGGAATCAAAACCGGAGAAATTCTTCTGCGTCGCATTCGCGAGGAAGCGCCGCTGATGAAACCGGCATTTGAGATATATGGCACTGAAGTGAAACAGCTGAATTGATCCTATACTTGGAGGAGATTGATTATGAAGCGGGTATACACGATAGGCGTGGATTTCGGGACGGAATCGGGCAGAGCCCTGCTGGTTGATATCACGAACGGGCAAGAAGTTGCAACCCATGTGACGCCATATCCGCACGGAGTCATGGACGAGGTGCTGATCCACTCGGGTTCGAAGCTGGAGCAGGATTGGGCGCTGCAGCATCCGGGCGATTACCTGGAGGTGATACGGCAGTCGATTCCGCGTGTCCTGGCTGAGGCAAACGTCTCACCGGATCAAGTCATCGGGATCGGCATCGACTTCACGGCATGCACGATGATGCCGCTGGATGCCGGGGGAACCCCGCTGTGCATGCTCGACGAGTGGAGGGACCATCCGCACAGCTGGGTCAAGCTGTGGAAGCATCACGCGGCGCAGGATGAAGCGAACCTGATCAATGAGACGGCTAAACGGCGAGGGGAGACATTTCTGGCACGCTACGGAGGGAAGCTGTCCTCGGAATGGATGCTTGCGAAATCTTTGCAGATTCTGAACGAAGCTCCCGAGCTGTATGAGCAAGCTGTACTATTCATGGAGGCTGCCGATTGGGTGGTGATGCAATTGACCGGTCAGCTTGCAAGAAGCAGCTGCACCGCCGGTTATAAAGCCAATTGGCATAAGCGAGAGGGGTATCCGTCCAAGCAATTCCTGCAGTCGCTTGATCCAAGATTCGGAGATCTCGTGGAGACGAAGCTGAGAGGACCGGTCAAGCCGCTGGGTTCCAAAGCGGGCGGATTAACCGAATCGATGGCCGCTCTGACCGGGCTTCTTCCGGGTACCGCGGTAGCCGTAGCCAACATCGATGCCCATGCCATGGTGCCGGCCGTCAGTGTCGTAACCCCGGGCAAGCTGGTCCTCGCCATGGGAACCTCGACTTGTCATTTGATTTTAAGCGACAAGGAAGTGACGGGGGAAGGCATTTGCGGCGTTGTTGAGGATGGAATTATTCCCGGCTATTACGGGTATGAGGCAGGACAGTCGGCTGTCGGCGATATTTTCGCCTGGTATGTGGATGAGGCAGTGCCAGAATATGTCTGGCACAAGGCTGCAGAAGAGCGACTTGGAATACATGAGTGGCTTGAGAAGGAGGCGGCGCAATATGCGCCTGGCCAAACCGGCCTGCTGGCGATCGACTGGTGGAACGGAAGCCGTTCCGTCCTGATGGATGCTGATCTCAGCGGCGTCATCCTTGGTTTGACCCTGCAGACCAAGCCAGCGGAAATATACCGGACGCTGCTGGAGGCCACCGCCTTTGGAACGCGGGCGATCATCGACGCATTTACGGAAAGCGGCATGGACGTTCAGGAGCTCTACGCTTGCGGCGGTTTGCCGCAGCGTAACCGGCTGCTGATGCAAATCTATGCCGACGTTACCGGCAAAGAAATCAAAGTTGCGGATACCGTCCAGACCGCTGCTTTTGGTGCAGCAATGTTCGGCGCAGTGGCGGCAGGCAAGGAGCAGGGCGGCTTTGGGAGCATCGTAGAAGCTGCAGAAGCCATGGCCCGTGTTCGGGAAGAAACCTTTAAGCCGATTGAGGCGAATGTGCGTATATATGATCGATTGTACAAGGAATATAAAGGACTGCATGATTATTTGGGAAGAGGCGAAAACGGGGTGCTGAAGCGCTTAAAGGCATTAAAGAGCGGCGGTCGGCAATAAATCTTTGTACTCATAACACTTTCAAAAAATATGAACGGCCGTTTTTCCGTACACCAGTGCGGAACGGTCGTTCTTTATTTTTATCAAAGGAATTTTGCATAAAGCGCGGTTCTTCTTAATGCCCAATAGCCTTCTATTTCCCCTGGATAAATCGGCTCAACTTGATGAATAGCCGGCGGCATCCTCCGCCCCGGGACGGAGCTGTACTTAATGCCATAGACGGTGTAATCCGGTACATCTCATCATGTATGCTTAACCTAATGAAATCGGGATGCGTTCCGATGGATGAAAACAATCCTAAAACGCGGCGTATCCGACATAGGGTGGGTGAATTATCTGTTTATATTCAAAAACGCCTTGCAAAGCATGTGGATGGCATGGGAGCGCATTTTTATCTGGTCTTCGCGTTTTCGCGGTTCACATACGTTTCGCTTCGGAATCTGCACTGTCATGATCAAGAAGCATCGAGGGGCGCCGATCATCTGCGCCGATTCGACCGTCATTTCACACGGGGATTGGATCGGCGAGCTTCATCTTGATAACGCTGAAATCTTGAGCCTGATCCGTACCGAGGGTCCCGACCTCGCAGCGCTCAAAATCGCAAGGCTCGGCCGGCGATCAATGAAGCTTATCAGCCGGGCCTATGCCGATCAGTCCGAGTTCAACGAAGTAAGAGCTTTGATCGGCATCACATTGCTCCACCGCGGATTGACGCATGGTCTCGGTTTCGAGATGCAGACCATGAAACAAGGCTTGCTCCGAAGATTGACCACGTCCTATCTTCGTCTGCTCTTGTCAGTGCTGCACCCCGAAGGCAAAAACCGGATTGGTCGCCGAAGGGAGCAGCTCATTCCGATGAAGCTGATCCATACCCGCGCATCGCTTGCGAGACGGTTTCCAAGCCCGGTCCAAGAGACGGTGATGGAACAAGCGCGGTAGCCTTCAAATAAGCCAACTAGAGGCTAAGGGCTAGAGGTTAGAGGCTCGATAAGCATCCGAGAAAAAAGCATTCGGTTGCCCGGATCAGGCAGGATGTCACGAATTATGGGTTGGAGGTAGCAGGATTATATGGAGGATTGGTATAAGCTGGATCACGCAGGGAAGCTGTTTCCAGCCGTGGCGGGCCAGCAAAACTCATCAACCTACCGGTTGTCGTTCTTATTGAAACATCCCGTAAAGCCACCGATTTTACAGAAGGCGCTGGATAGCGTAATCAGGCGCTTCCCGCTGCTTCATGTGGAAATGGGGAACGGATTGTTCTGGAAATTTTTGCGGGAAAGGGAGTCGCCGCTGGAAGTGGAGCCGGAAGGCAGATACCCTTGCGCACCGGTCGCGCTCTCGGACTCGAGCGCAAGTCTGGTTCGCATTCTGTATCACGACAGCAAGATCAGTGTCGAAATTTTTCATGCATTGACCGACGGCGGGGGTGCCCTTGAGTTTCTGAAAACGTTAGTGTTCCAGTATTTACGTCTGCTTGGCGAAAACGTGGACGACAAGCAGGGGATGATCCTGCCGCCTGCGTCGTTTGCCAGATATGCGGAAGCGCAGGACAGCTTCAAGGCCCACTATACTTCAGAGCCGCCGCTAGACTTGGACAAGGCTCCGGAGGCGTTTCAAATCCGCGGGACACGCTTTGTTCCCTACGGTCATAATGTCATTCACGGCATGCTTCGCGCCTCCAGCTTGAATGCATGCGCGAAGGAGAAGGGCGTGACGCTAACGGCGTATTTGACGGCCATTCTGGTGATGGCGGTCCTTCATGCGGGTGAGCCGTTAAATACGGAGCGTCGCCCGATCGTGATCAGTATGCCGGTGAATCTGCGAAACATCTTTCCATCCAGCAGCCTGCGCAACTTTTTTGCGGTCATCAACATTGTCATCGCTGGGGCAGAGGAAATGAATTTCGAGCAGGTGCTCGAACAAGTCCAGCAGCAAATGAAAGAGAAAACAACGAAGTCTTATTTATCTCGCGTGATGTCCGGCAGCATGAAATACGAAAACACCTTCCTATCGCGAATCGCACCCTTGAAGCTGAAGGATCTGGCGATCCGCTACGGATTTGACCATTATGGGGAAGTTGCCAAGACCCTTACGCTTACCAACCTCGGCAAGGTCGATGTGCCGGAAGGGATGGCGGCGCATATTGAAGCGATGGAAACAACGATGTACCCTACGGCCAAAAGCCCATTGAACTGCGCTGTATGCTCCATCAACGATCAGCTGACCGTGACTTTCGCTAGAAATATCGTGGAGAGCGACATGATCATGCACTTCTTCCGCCAGCTTTCCGGATTAACCGGTCTCGACGTCAGAATTGTCAGCAATGATTGGGGGATGGGAGCATGAGATGCGATAGCTGCGGCGTTAGTGTGGACCCGGCCCATGCCGTTTGTCCGCTTTGTCGGCGAAATACGGCCGGAATCGGCAAAGCGGCGGGCAACCGCTGGTATCCTTCCTATCCGGCAGTGCCGGCCCCGCGCGCGAGCGGCGCGTTGGCCCGATCGCTGATCTTTGCGATAGTGGCGGTTATCAGTATTACCCTCATCATTAACGTTTTGGGTAACCGTGATGTATGGTGGAGTCTGTTTGTTGCACCTTGTGTGCTGTACGGCTGGCTGCTCATCCGTCACACATGGATGTCGAAATCACATCTAGGGGCAAAAATCGTCGTGCAATGGCTCGGCCTGTCCGGCATGCTGCTATGGATCAACGCGCTTTCGGGCGGAAGCTCCTGGTCAACCGGGTACGTCATCCCGTTCCTGGTTATGGCTGCAACCTTGCTGATGACGTTGATCTGCCTTGCTAAGCCTCGTGGCTGGCGCGATTTCGCAGGATATTTGCTCCTTTTGATGA from Paenibacillus ihbetae includes:
- a CDS encoding ribulokinase, encoding MKRVYTIGVDFGTESGRALLVDITNGQEVATHVTPYPHGVMDEVLIHSGSKLEQDWALQHPGDYLEVIRQSIPRVLAEANVSPDQVIGIGIDFTACTMMPLDAGGTPLCMLDEWRDHPHSWVKLWKHHAAQDEANLINETAKRRGETFLARYGGKLSSEWMLAKSLQILNEAPELYEQAVLFMEAADWVVMQLTGQLARSSCTAGYKANWHKREGYPSKQFLQSLDPRFGDLVETKLRGPVKPLGSKAGGLTESMAALTGLLPGTAVAVANIDAHAMVPAVSVVTPGKLVLAMGTSTCHLILSDKEVTGEGICGVVEDGIIPGYYGYEAGQSAVGDIFAWYVDEAVPEYVWHKAAEERLGIHEWLEKEAAQYAPGQTGLLAIDWWNGSRSVLMDADLSGVILGLTLQTKPAEIYRTLLEATAFGTRAIIDAFTESGMDVQELYACGGLPQRNRLLMQIYADVTGKEIKVADTVQTAAFGAAMFGAVAAGKEQGGFGSIVEAAEAMARVREETFKPIEANVRIYDRLYKEYKGLHDYLGRGENGVLKRLKALKSGGRQ
- a CDS encoding YkoP family protein, with translation MKTILKRGVSDIGWVNYLFIFKNALQSMWMAWERIFIWSSRFRGSHTFRFGICTVMIKKHRGAPIICADSTVISHGDWIGELHLDNAEILSLIRTEGPDLAALKIARLGRRSMKLISRAYADQSEFNEVRALIGITLLHRGLTHGLGFEMQTMKQGLLRRLTTSYLRLLLSVLHPEGKNRIGRRREQLIPMKLIHTRASLARRFPSPVQETVMEQAR
- a CDS encoding alcohol acetyltransferase encodes the protein MEDWYKLDHAGKLFPAVAGQQNSSTYRLSFLLKHPVKPPILQKALDSVIRRFPLLHVEMGNGLFWKFLRERESPLEVEPEGRYPCAPVALSDSSASLVRILYHDSKISVEIFHALTDGGGALEFLKTLVFQYLRLLGENVDDKQGMILPPASFARYAEAQDSFKAHYTSEPPLDLDKAPEAFQIRGTRFVPYGHNVIHGMLRASSLNACAKEKGVTLTAYLTAILVMAVLHAGEPLNTERRPIVISMPVNLRNIFPSSSLRNFFAVINIVIAGAEEMNFEQVLEQVQQQMKEKTTKSYLSRVMSGSMKYENTFLSRIAPLKLKDLAIRYGFDHYGEVAKTLTLTNLGKVDVPEGMAAHIEAMETTMYPTAKSPLNCAVCSINDQLTVTFARNIVESDMIMHFFRQLSGLTGLDVRIVSNDWGMGA
- a CDS encoding DUF6320 domain-containing protein codes for the protein MRCDSCGVSVDPAHAVCPLCRRNTAGIGKAAGNRWYPSYPAVPAPRASGALARSLIFAIVAVISITLIINVLGNRDVWWSLFVAPCVLYGWLLIRHTWMSKSHLGAKIVVQWLGLSGMLLWINALSGGSSWSTGYVIPFLVMAATLLMTLICLAKPRGWRDFAGYLLLLMILGFTPLLFFLLGLSNVLWPSVSAAMYALLTFGGMWLLADKGFRKEVKRRLHY